The Mycobacteriales bacterium nucleotide sequence ACCGGTCGCGCCTTGGTCGAGGCCGGTCTGCACCCGGCGACCGGCGGCGACGGGTCGCTCGCCTGCTCCGGCGACATGCTGCTTCAGGCGCTGGTCGCGTGCGCCGGCGTCACGATGCGCGCGGTTGCGACCAACCGCGGTATCGAGATCAGCGGGACACTGCGCGCGGAGGGCGATCTGGACTTCCGCGGAACGCTCGGGCTGGATCGCGACGCCCCGGTCGGTTTCCGGGCGATCCGGCTGATCTTCGACGTTGACTCGCCCGCATCCAGCGAGGAGCTCGACGCGCTGGTCGAGACGACCAAGCGCTACTGCGTCGTACTCCAGACGTTGGTCGACTCCCCCGCGCTCGAGGTCGTTCGCAGCTGAACGCCCGGCAAGCGGTCAGCCGTAGCGGGGTGCGTTGCGGGAGCGTTTGACGTCGGCGCCCCGGCGCAGGCGGGCGTTCCAGCACGGGGTGTGCCAGTGCCGCCGATCACCCTCGGCCCCGGGCCGCCAGGCGACGATGTGCGGCAGGCTCGGGCGGATCTCCTGGTCGCACCCCGGGCAGCGGTAGCTCTTGCCGGCGGACTCGGCCGACACCGGCCGGACCACCCACTCACCATCGGGGTGGCTCTCCGTCATCGGGATCGCGCGGGCGCGCAGCGGCGCGGGCGACTCGTCCTTGCGCCGCGCCCGCCGCGGGCTCATGGCGTCACTCCCCCGCCGAAAGCCGCGAGCTCGTCGAGCAGCGGCGCGGGGGCCAAGGCAGCCTGGTGCGTCGCCGCCGCAAGGTGCAGCAGCCCCGACCGCAGATGGTCGGCTCCGACCGCATCGAGCATCGCGAACGGCCCGTCCGGGTAGCCGCAGCCGAGCGTCATCGCGGTGTCGACGTCGGCGCTGCTCGCGTAGTGGTCGTCGACCATCCGCACCGCGTCACCGAGATGTGGGAGGACGAGCAGGTCCAGGACGTGGCCCGGCCGGTCGCGGCACGGTACGGCGACCAGCCCGGCGGCACGCACCGCCGCGCCCACCGTCGCTACGGCGGCCGGCGACGACTCGATCGTCGCCACGACTTCGAGGACGCCCGGCCGCGGGGTCCGTGCGGCGTGCAGCCCGACGACATCGGCGGCTCGACCCGTGCCGGCCGCGATCGTGCCGACCGGTGCCTCGTCCGTGGTGGCGACGGCAAGCACCGCTCCCGCCCGTGTGACGCGGGCGACCCGGGCGGCGAGCTCGGCCGTGCCCGACCGCGTGCCGCCGTCGATCACGACGACGTCGACGTCCGCGACGTCCTCGATCGGCACTGCTGGCACGTCGGCGAGCGCGGCCGTCACGCGCGACTTGCCGCTCCCGACTACGGCGACCACGCGGTCGAAGGGCCTCGGGGCAGCCGCGGCGAACTCCGGTACGGCGAGGGCGGGCTCAACCTCCGGGCCGTCGTACCGGTAGTAGCCGCGACCCGACTTGCGGCCGAGCTGGCCGGCCATGACCAGGCGCCGGAGCAGCGGCGCCGCGGCGTAGCGCTGGTCGCGGGTTTCGTCGTACAGCGTCTCGAGGACGTCGAGCGACACGTCGAGGCCGATCAGGTCGAGCAGGGTCAGCGGTCCCATCGGAAGGCCGCAGCCGGCCACGATGCCCGCATCGATGTCGGCAACCGCAGCCTGTCCGGTCTCGGCGGCGCGCGCTGCGGCGTTGAGGTACCCGAACAGCAAGGCGTTGGCGACGAAGCCGGCGCGGTCGCCGACGACCACCGGGGTCTTGCCGCACGTGGTCGCGAGCTCACGTACCGCCTCGACGACCTCGGCGTCGGTCAGGACGG carries:
- a CDS encoding OsmC family protein, with the translated sequence MDAATLRERQQPLKEQYRADPDSALVTLRADGSLDDAEVSCSVQTGRALVEAGLHPATGGDGSLACSGDMLLQALVACAGVTMRAVATNRGIEISGTLRAEGDLDFRGTLGLDRDAPVGFRAIRLIFDVDSPASSEELDALVETTKRYCVVLQTLVDSPALEVVRS
- a CDS encoding 3-hydroxybutyryl-CoA dehydrogenase yields the protein MEIRTAGVVGLGTMGAGIVEVFARSGLEVVALEVNDALLAAGTARLERSLNRQVDRGRLSAEDRDAQLGRVRFTTHRSELAATDLVVEAIPERLDLKAELFADLDQICPPSTILATNTSSLPVTRIAATTGRPDRVVGMHFFNPAPVMRLVEVVHTVLTDAEVVEAVRELATTCGKTPVVVGDRAGFVANALLFGYLNAAARAAETGQAAVADIDAGIVAGCGLPMGPLTLLDLIGLDVSLDVLETLYDETRDQRYAAAPLLRRLVMAGQLGRKSGRGYYRYDGPEVEPALAVPEFAAAAPRPFDRVVAVVGSGKSRVTAALADVPAVPIEDVADVDVVVIDGGTRSGTAELAARVARVTRAGAVLAVATTDEAPVGTIAAGTGRAADVVGLHAARTPRPGVLEVVATIESSPAAVATVGAAVRAAGLVAVPCRDRPGHVLDLLVLPHLGDAVRMVDDHYASSADVDTAMTLGCGYPDGPFAMLDAVGADHLRSGLLHLAAATHQAALAPAPLLDELAAFGGGVTP